One window of the Shewanella cyperi genome contains the following:
- a CDS encoding NCS2 family permease, whose amino-acid sequence MLEKLFKLKQNHTTLKQEVIAGVTTFLTMAYIIFVNPMILAGAGMDQGAVFVATCLAAAVGCLVMGLMANYPIALAPGMGLNAFFTYTVVGEMGYSWETALGAVFMSGICFLILSLVRIREWIVNSIPMSLRLGIAAGIGLFLALIGLKSAGIVVASPATLVTMGDVTAFPAVMAVLGFFLIIAFVNRGMKSAVILSILAITGLGLLFGDVQYHGLVSAPPSIAPTFMKMDLSAVLEVSMLTVVFAFLFVDLFDTSGTLIAVAHRGGFLDDKGRLPRLNRALSADSLATIAGAALGTSTTTSYIESTSGVSAGGRTGLTAVVVGILFLLSLFISPLAGMIPAYATAGTLFYVAILMMSGLVHVEWEDLTETAPVVVVCLLMPLTFSIATGIAFGFISYAAIKLMCGRFRDLNAGILVLAALFLAKFIYG is encoded by the coding sequence ATGTTAGAAAAACTGTTCAAACTCAAACAAAACCACACCACGCTTAAGCAGGAAGTCATTGCTGGGGTCACCACCTTCCTGACCATGGCCTACATTATTTTCGTGAATCCCATGATCCTCGCCGGTGCCGGCATGGATCAGGGCGCCGTGTTCGTGGCCACCTGTCTGGCCGCCGCCGTGGGCTGTCTGGTCATGGGCCTGATGGCCAATTATCCCATTGCGCTGGCGCCCGGTATGGGTCTCAACGCTTTCTTCACCTATACGGTGGTGGGTGAGATGGGCTACAGCTGGGAAACGGCCCTTGGTGCCGTGTTCATGTCCGGTATCTGTTTCCTTATCCTGTCGCTGGTGCGTATTCGTGAGTGGATAGTCAATTCCATCCCCATGTCGCTGCGTCTGGGGATTGCCGCGGGTATTGGCCTGTTTCTGGCACTTATCGGCCTCAAGAGCGCCGGTATCGTGGTGGCCAGCCCTGCGACCCTGGTGACCATGGGCGATGTGACCGCTTTTCCCGCGGTCATGGCTGTGCTGGGCTTTTTCCTGATCATTGCTTTTGTTAACCGCGGCATGAAGTCTGCGGTGATCCTGAGCATACTTGCCATTACCGGTCTGGGGTTGTTGTTCGGTGATGTGCAGTATCATGGTCTGGTGTCGGCGCCACCTTCGATTGCCCCCACCTTTATGAAGATGGACCTCTCGGCCGTGCTGGAAGTGAGCATGCTGACGGTGGTGTTTGCCTTCCTGTTCGTCGACCTGTTTGACACTTCGGGTACCCTGATAGCCGTGGCCCATCGCGGTGGTTTCCTGGATGACAAGGGCCGTTTGCCAAGGCTGAACCGTGCCCTGTCCGCCGACAGCCTGGCCACCATAGCCGGAGCTGCTCTCGGGACCTCCACCACCACCAGTTACATCGAGAGCACCTCGGGCGTCAGCGCCGGCGGCCGCACCGGTTTGACCGCTGTGGTGGTGGGCATTCTGTTCCTGCTGTCACTGTTTATCTCGCCGCTGGCGGGCATGATCCCGGCCTATGCCACCGCAGGAACCTTGTTTTATGTGGCAATCCTGATGATGTCAGGCTTGGTGCATGTGGAATGGGAAGACCTGACCGAAACCGCACCCGTGGTGGTGGTCTGTTTGCTGATGCCGCTGACCTTCTCCATCGCCACTGGCATTGCCTTCGGCTTTATTTCCTATGCTGCCATCAAGCTGATGTGTGGTCGCTTCCGTGACCTCAACGCCGGCATCCTGGTGCTGGCGGCACTGTTCCTGGCGAAGTTTATCTACGGCTAA